The Candidatus Eisenbacteria bacterium genomic interval GGCGGTGTTGCGACCGCACGTCGGCCGCGACCTCGTCGCGACGACGGACGCGTTCGTCGAGGGGCGGCACTGGGACCGCGGACTGCTCGACGTGCGGGCGATCGGCCGCCGGCTCGCGGTCGCGAACCTGAGCGACCTCGCCGCGATGGCGGCGCAGCCGCGCTGGGCGCTCGTTTCGGTGGGTGCGCCCGGGCGCGCGGACGCCGGAGAGCTGCGCGAGATCGAGTCGGCGATGGCGGAGACGCTGTGGCAGGACGGCGCGGCCGTCGTGGGCGGCAACCTGTCGGCGACGGACGGGCCCGCCTGGTTCAGCGTGACGCTGCTCGGCGAGGTGGAGCGCGACCGGTACTGGAGCCGCGCCGGCGCACACGCGGGCGACGTGCTGGCGGTGACCGGACACCCCGGCCGCGCCGCCGCGCTGCTCGCGCTGGCGGCGGCGACGAGCCCGCCATCGCCGCGGCATGCGCCGCTGGGTCTGCTCGAGGCGTTCGCCCACCCGCCGAGCCGGGTGCGCGCGGCCGCGGCGATGGCGAAGTCGGGGGGCGTGAACGCGGCGATCGATTTTTCGGACGGGCTCGCGGGCGACCTCGGACACCTGTGCTCCGCCAGCGGGGTCGGCGCGGTCGTGCTGGCGCGCAAGCTGCCGGACGACCCGCAGCTCGTGCAGGCGGCGCACGCGCTCTCGGCCCTGCCCGTCCCGGCCGGGAACGATGCGCCGGCGTCGCCCGGCGACTGGATCGAGCGCCTGCGCTTCTCGCCCGGGGACGACTACGAGCTGCTGCTGGCGATCGAGCCCGGGCGCTTCGACGCCTGCGCCGAGGCCGCGCGTGAAGCGGGCACGCCGCTCTTCCGGATCGGCCAGTTCACGGCGACGGCGGGGGCGCTGCTGCTGCAGCGCGAGGACGGTCGCGAGGAGCCGCTGCCCGGCCGGGGCTACGAGCACTACCGGTAGAGGCTCTTGATCCGACCCCAGGTCGTGCCGAACGTCGGTGTCGCGCAGTTGCCGTCGCCGCCGAAGTTCGGCGTCGAGATCTCGTGCCACTGGGCCGCGCCGTACTGCCCCGGCTGGCCGCAGAACTCGATCGAGTGGCCCGACGCGACGTTGAGGATCGCGGCCCCGGCGGCCCAGAAGCCGGCGGCCTGCGCGGTCGCCTCGTTCTCCTGTCCGCCGGCGCCCCACTGGACGAAATCGATCATCTGGTCGGCGTTCGCGAGCGACGTGTAGATCGTGTTGGGCACGTAGAGCGCGACCGAGCCCTGATCCGGCAGGTTGGTGATCGCGGGCAGGTAGAGGTCCGTCGCGCTGTTCGTGCCCGTGGTGTTGCAGTGCAGCACGACCCGCCCGCCGCCGGCCACGACGATGTCGGTGGACGCGCCGATCTGCAGCGTCTGCACCGCGAAGCCCGCGACCTTGAGGCGGTACTTGCCGAGGTTTCCGGCCGCGCCGAGGTTCGCGATTTCGATCAGGTCGAGGTTTCCGGCGGCGTTGAACTGAACCTCGGTCAGGCGGAAATCCGCGACGCCGGCGGCGCCCGAAGCGACGAGGTTCAGCGTCGCCGCCATCTCGGGGACATGCGGCTGGCAGTAGTAGGGGCGCGAGCCGGTGACCGTGGACTTCCACGAGAAGGTCGCGCCCACGGGCGAGAAGCCCGTCGGGCTCGAGTTAAAGAGGCCGTCGCCGGTGAGGATCGGATCGGTGTTGAAGTCGCCGCTCGTCACCGTGTGGGCTCCGCCGGTCCAGACCCAGACGATGTGGTCGCCGAGGTTGGCGCTCGCGCTCGAGGGCGTGAAGGCGTAGTTCGAGACGTTCACGCGGATCTGTCCGGCGCGGAGCGCGTGCGGAAATGCGAGCGCGGCGACGAGCGCGGCGACGGCGGGCAACGGCCAGCGGTTCCTCATGGATGCTCCTGTGGGGTGGCCACCGGCCGGACCGGGATCAGTTCAGGTGGCGCGGGTCTTCGAAGGGGCCGGTGCGGCGACGCGGCGCGCGGCCTTCGCGGGCGGCGCGCTTCGCGCCGCCGGGGCGGCCGCGACGCCCGCGGGGCGCCGGCGCGCGGGCTTCGACGGCTTCTTCGCGCGCGGGCGTGCGGCCGGCCGGCTCACCTTCACGTGGAGTTGTTCGATGACGCGGTCGCCGTCCACGTCCTGCAGGCCGCGAAAGCGGGACTCGAGCGCGAGCAGCGCCTTCTTGCGCGGCAACCCGCCGGCGTAGCCGACCAGCTTGCCGTCGGCGCCGATCACGCGATGGCAGGGCACGACGATGACGAGCGGGTTCTGGTTCGCCGCGAGCCCGACGGCGCGCGCGGCCCGCGGCTCGCCGATCGCCTTCGCGATGTCGCCGTAGCTGCGCGTCTCGCCGTAGGGAATCCCGGCGAGCGCCCGCCAGACGCGGCGCTGATGCTCGCTGCCGGCCGGATCGAGCGGCACCTGAAACGTCTTGCGCGTTCCGCAGAAATACTGTTCGACCTGCTCGACGAGCGGTCGAAGTTCGCGGACCGAAGGCTCCCACGTGGCGCCGGGATGGTCGTTCGCGTGCGCCGCGATCATGCGCTTGAGGCTCCTGCGCTCCATGTATTCGACATAGCGCAGCCCCCGCTCGGTGGCCGCCAGGAACAGCAGGCCGAGCGGCGCGGGCGCCGACATCACATGGTAGAGAATGCGCATGGCGCGGCAGTCTAGTGGATATTCCCCGATTCGGCACCACGGTTCGGACGCACCAGCGGCGGGCGACGAACGCTGCCTTGCCGGCGCCGGCCTAGCCCCGGCGGCCCGGTCGCGGCAGGAGCGCGCCGGTGCGGGCCGCGTAGCGCGACCACTCGTCACCGAAGCGCACCGCGAGCAGCTTTTCCTCGCGGCGCACGCGGGCGAGCTGCGCGACCAGCATGAGCGCGGGCGCCGGCAGGGCGAGCGCGCTGCCGAAGGCGACGGACCCGCCGAGGCAGGCGAGCAGCGCTCCCAGGTAGCCCGGGTGCCGCACGAACGCGTAGGGCCCGCCGGTCTCGAGCGTGTGTCCCTTCTGCAGCGCGACGAGCGGCGAGAAGCGCCGGCCGAGCCGGGCCATGGCCGCGATGCGCAGCCACAGCCCGGCGGCGACCAGCGCGACGCCGCACCAGGAAACGGTGTTCGCCCAGGGCAGCGTGAACAGGGCGTGCGCCGCGCCGTAGGCGCCGAGCGGCGCGGCCACGAGCGGCAGCACGAACAACGCGAGCATCACGGGCGGATCGGGGCTCGACGCGGTGGCGTCCTGGCCGCGCACCGGGCGCAGCAACGCGAGCGTGAAACCGGCGAGGCCCCAGACGACGAGCAACGCGAACGCGCGCGGGTCGCGCAGCAGCAGTCCGGGGTCGCCGAGCCCGAGCGCGAGCAGCGCCGCGTCGAGCGCCAGCACGACGAGCGCCGAGACGACCGAACGCAGCGGATGGGGACGGGGGGCGTCCACGACGCGGGAGACTAGAGGACTTCCGGCGAATCGGCATCCGCCACCGGGCGCCCTTGCGTCCCTCCGCGCCGAAACCCTACGGTCCTGCCCGGGATTTCCGCGCGACCGCATCCGCAGCCCACTTCTTCAGGAGAGCGAAGCGTCATGGACCTTCTCGGCCGGTTCCACCCGCAGATCGTGCACACGCCCGTGGCGCTGCTGGTCTTCAGCGCCTTCTTCGCGATCGTCGGCCGGCTGTTCGATCGCGAGTGGGTGCGCAGGACGTCGGTGCTGCTGCTGGTGTTCGGTTTCCTCGGGGCGTTCGCGGCGGTGCAGTCCGGCCAGATCGCGCACCGTGTCCCCGAGCACGAGCAGGGCGTGCCGGAGGACGCCATTGACGGGCACGCCGCGTGGGGGCGCTACACCCTGTGGGCCTCGGGGGCTGCGGTCGTGGCGTACGTCGTGGCCTCACGCCTGGCCGGCGGAGCGGCGGGCGCCGTCTCGGCGCTCGCGCTGATCCTGCAGCTTGCGGCCGCGGCGCTCGTCGGCGTCTCCGGCTTCAAGGGCGGCAAGCTGGTCTACGACTACGGCGCCAACGTGCGCATCGGCGGAACGCTGGTGCGAAACCCCGGCGCCGACAACCACCGCAGGGCCCCCGGCTCGGGGGCAGCGGGTGGCGAACGCGAAGGCGGGGCGCAACAACAGCCGTAGGCGCGGCCGCGCGCCACGCGGAGCGATGCGCGCCGCCGCCGATCAGCGGCTCGCGAACACCATCTCGTGCTTCGCCCAGTCGAACGTCACGCGGCGACCGCGGAACCATTCCGGACCGAGCACGCCGTCGAGGCGCGCGCCCTCGCTCCACGCCTCGCCCGGATCCATCGCGCCCATCCAGCCGCTCACGCGGTCGCCGACGACACCGCCCAGCGCGAGCGTGGGCACCGGCACCTGCGTCCACGGCCGGCCCTGCATGAGCATGCCGGGGCCGCGCATCAGATTCGCCATCTTGCCGGGCCGCAGCCCGAGCTCGTCGAAGACGTCCGCGGGGCCGCCGAAGCCGGCTCCCGGCAGGCCGGTGCCCACGATCATGGACACGCGCCGCCCGCCGCCGATCGTGCCCCAGGCGACGAGCTGGTTCTCGGTCCAGCGCTCGAACGGGACGCGCTGTCCCGGCGCCGTCACCGCCGCGCCGGGCCGGGCCAGCTCGATCCTCTGGGCGCGAAAGTCGAGGGTCACGCCGAAGTGCTCGAGAAAGTCCAGGCCGATGACGAGCCCGATGTCGCGGCCGAGCGGGTTCACGTCGATGCTGTAGCGGTGGAGTGACGTCGCGGCGAGCGGAACGTTCGCCAGCCCCATGTGCCCCAGCTCGAGCTTCCGCGCGAGGGCGTTGCTCGCGGCCACGCGCGAGCCCAGCCAGAAGACCGCGCGCTCTCCGGCCAGCCGCTCGACGCCGTTGGCCCGCATCGCCGACGGGTCCACGAGGACGCCGGGCGAGCCCGGGTCGATCGCCGCGAGCACCACGTGTCCGTTCAGGCGCGCCTTGACGATCGGCACGGGAAAGGAGCGGACGAAGCCGATGGCGTCGGAGTCCGGTCCCGGCAGCAGCTCGAAAGCCTGGACTTCCTGAAGTCGCTCGAGCAGCGGCACCCGGCCCAGGTCGCCGACCGCCTCGGCCAGCGCCGCCGCGCCCTTCCAGTCGCCGGTGCGCAGGCGCGCCGCGTACAGGTCACGCGCGGCCCCATCGGCGGACCCGGCGGCGACGAGCAGGCTCTCCGCCTCGGGAACGTGATGGCGGTAGAGCGCGATCTTGCCCAGGCCCGCGAGCGCCGCAGGGTCCGCCGGGCGCACCGCGAGCACCCGCTGCAGCACTCGTTCGGCGTCGTTGAAGCGGCCGAGCCGCACCAGCAGCTGGCCGAGCGCGCCGAGGCGGACGGGGTCCTCGCCGCGCCCGACGGTGTCGCGTGCCGCCTCGCGCAGCAGTGACTGCGCGTCGCGCCAATTGGTCGGCAGGTCGTCCTGCGAGCGGGCCGCGGGGACGAAGGCGGCCGCGAGCAGCAACGCGATCAGTGCGGGCAGGACGGAGCGGAGCCGGGTCGTCATGACGCGAGGTACCTCTTCGCCGTGCGCAGGAGAACCTCGGCGCCGATGCGCAGGGCGTCCTCGTCCACGTCGAACTTCGGGTGATGGTGGTCGTGAACGAGCCCGCGCGACTCGTTGCGCGAGCCCACCGCGATGAAAACGCCCGGGACGCGGGCGAGGATCGCCGAGAAGTCCTCCCCGCCCATGGTGCGCACGTCGTCGCGCACCCGTTCGGCTCCCACCACCTCGGCGGCGGCGGCGCGCGCGTGGGCGCACATCGCCGGATCGTTGACCGTCGGCAGGTTGCCGCGCTCGAACAGCACGTCGGTCTCGCAGCCCATGGCCTGCGCCACGCCCTTCACCACGCGTTCGAACTGGCCCGGGATCGCCGCCCACAGGTCGCGATCGAAGATCCGGATGGTGCCGTTCATCCACGCGCTCTCGGGAATGATGTTGAACGCCGTGCCCGCGCGCAGCTGCGTGACGCTCACCACCGCCTGCTGGAACGGATCGGTGTTGCGCGACACGATCGACTGCAGCGCGGTCACCATGTGCGCGAGGCAGACGACGGGATCGCGGCTGACCTGTGGCATCGCTGCGTGCGCGCCGCGGCCGCGAACGGTCACGGTGAACTCGTCCACCGCCGCCATCCACGGCCCGGCGGTCACCCCCACGACCCCCACCGGCAGGTCCTGCCAGACGTGCAGGCCGAAGGCGGCGTCCGGCTTCGTGTCCTCGAGCAGGCCGTCCTGGATCATCGCCTCGGCGCCGCCCTTGGGGCCGCCGAGCTCTTCGGCGGGCTGGAAGACGAACACGACGTTGCCGGCCAGATCCTTCGCCCCGGCGACGAGCCTGCGCGCGACCGCGAGCAGGATGCTGACGTGGCAGTCGTGCCCGCACGCGTGCATCTTGCCGTCGGCCTTGGAACGGTAGGGGGTTTCGTTCAGCTCGTGGATGGGCAGCGCGTCCATGTCGGCGCGCAGCAGCACGGTCCGTCCCGGCCGCGCCCCGCGGAGCGTCGCGACCACGCCGGTGCGGCCCACCTGGGTGCGCGGTTCGAGTCCCAGCGCCCGCAATCGGGTCGCGACGATGCCCGAGGTGCGCACCTCCTCGAAGCCGAGCTCGGGGTGCTGGTGCAGGTCGCGACGGACGGCGATCAACTCGTCGGCGTCGGGTCCCGTGAAACCGGGCGTGGCGATGGTCATGAACGGGCCTCGGGTGGTGGCCGGGAGCGAACGGCGATGCGCGGCGCATCTTGCCATCGCTGAGCGGCCGCCACCAAGAAGCGCCGCGGGCCGGAGTCGCCTCCGGCCCGCGCGTCCGCCCGAAACCTGCCGCGGACTACCAGCCCGCCTTGCCGTCCGTCTCGACGCGATAGGTCGAGAAGTGCGAGAGCGGGGCCGTGATCGAAACGGTCGCGAGGTTCACCGACACGCCGCCGCAGCGTTCCCAGCTCGAGGAATCCGGGTTCCACCAGGACAGGTACGACAGCGACACCAGCGTGGGCTCCATCGGCCTGGCGTCGGCGACGAGCAGCACCGGAACGAGGAAGCGGTTGCGCTCCTCGGGCGTGATGCTCAGCTCGACGACCGGCCTGGTGACGTCGGGCTGGCGCACGGTGACGATGGCGTCGCCCGAGAGCGCGCCGACCGGGATCACGACCCGGAAGTTACCCGCCGCGACGGTGCCGCCGAGCAGGGCGCGCACGTACTTGGACCGCGAGACGCTTACCGCCGGCGCCGGGGTTTCGGTCGAGGTCGAGTCGGTGTTGCCCGAGGGCGGACCGCCGGCCGGAGGCTCCGCGGGCGAGGTCGGCAGGCTCGAGCAGCCCGCCACGAACAGTCCCGCGGCCAGCACCAGCGAAAGCGCGCCAAGCAGGGGTCGGGTCGTCACGTTCGGGTTCCTCCGGGGTTCGCTCCAGGCGCTCCGCCGGCGATACGGGCTTCGGCGGGGCGTCTCATGCCGGACCTGTAGCGCAACGACCGTTCCCCGCGGGGCACGCCGGCGCCGTGCGCCCCGCCCGGCGTGCGATTCGCAACCTCCGTTGGCGGCGAGGAGCTTGCGGGCGCGCCTCGCGCCCCGCGAGGCGGGCGCGTGCAGGACGCTCTCCGCGGCCATGGCGGTCGCTGGGGCGACAGCCGCAGCCGCTGCGGGATTCGCCCCGAAATAGCGGCGGGGCCGCGGCATTGCTGCCGCGGCCCCTTGCCGTGCGGAGAGTTCGATCGGCGCTACTTCGT includes:
- the thiL gene encoding thiamine-phosphate kinase, whose protein sequence is MPPETPGEFERIRGIVAALPRGEGVVLGPGDDAAVLRPHVGRDLVATTDAFVEGRHWDRGLLDVRAIGRRLAVANLSDLAAMAAQPRWALVSVGAPGRADAGELREIESAMAETLWQDGAAVVGGNLSATDGPAWFSVTLLGEVERDRYWSRAGAHAGDVLAVTGHPGRAAALLALAAATSPPSPRHAPLGLLEAFAHPPSRVRAAAAMAKSGGVNAAIDFSDGLAGDLGHLCSASGVGAVVLARKLPDDPQLVQAAHALSALPVPAGNDAPASPGDWIERLRFSPGDDYELLLAIEPGRFDACAEAAREAGTPLFRIGQFTATAGALLLQREDGREEPLPGRGYEHYR
- a CDS encoding methylated-DNA--[protein]-cysteine S-methyltransferase; its protein translation is MRILYHVMSAPAPLGLLFLAATERGLRYVEYMERRSLKRMIAAHANDHPGATWEPSVRELRPLVEQVEQYFCGTRKTFQVPLDPAGSEHQRRVWRALAGIPYGETRSYGDIAKAIGEPRAARAVGLAANQNPLVIVVPCHRVIGADGKLVGYAGGLPRKKALLALESRFRGLQDVDGDRVIEQLHVKVSRPAARPRAKKPSKPARRRPAGVAAAPAARSAPPAKAARRVAAPAPSKTRAT
- a CDS encoding isoprenylcysteine carboxylmethyltransferase family protein, whose protein sequence is MDAPRPHPLRSVVSALVVLALDAALLALGLGDPGLLLRDPRAFALLVVWGLAGFTLALLRPVRGQDATASSPDPPVMLALFVLPLVAAPLGAYGAAHALFTLPWANTVSWCGVALVAAGLWLRIAAMARLGRRFSPLVALQKGHTLETGGPYAFVRHPGYLGALLACLGGSVAFGSALALPAPALMLVAQLARVRREEKLLAVRFGDEWSRYAARTGALLPRPGRRG
- a CDS encoding DUF2231 domain-containing protein gives rise to the protein MDLLGRFHPQIVHTPVALLVFSAFFAIVGRLFDREWVRRTSVLLLVFGFLGAFAAVQSGQIAHRVPEHEQGVPEDAIDGHAAWGRYTLWASGAAVVAYVVASRLAGGAAGAVSALALILQLAAAALVGVSGFKGGKLVYDYGANVRIGGTLVRNPGADNHRRAPGSGAAGGEREGGAQQQP
- a CDS encoding aspartyl protease family protein; translated protein: MTTRLRSVLPALIALLLAAAFVPAARSQDDLPTNWRDAQSLLREAARDTVGRGEDPVRLGALGQLLVRLGRFNDAERVLQRVLAVRPADPAALAGLGKIALYRHHVPEAESLLVAAGSADGAARDLYAARLRTGDWKGAAALAEAVGDLGRVPLLERLQEVQAFELLPGPDSDAIGFVRSFPVPIVKARLNGHVVLAAIDPGSPGVLVDPSAMRANGVERLAGERAVFWLGSRVAASNALARKLELGHMGLANVPLAATSLHRYSIDVNPLGRDIGLVIGLDFLEHFGVTLDFRAQRIELARPGAAVTAPGQRVPFERWTENQLVAWGTIGGGRRVSMIVGTGLPGAGFGGPADVFDELGLRPGKMANLMRGPGMLMQGRPWTQVPVPTLALGGVVGDRVSGWMGAMDPGEAWSEGARLDGVLGPEWFRGRRVTFDWAKHEMVFASR
- a CDS encoding amidohydrolase — its product is MTIATPGFTGPDADELIAVRRDLHQHPELGFEEVRTSGIVATRLRALGLEPRTQVGRTGVVATLRGARPGRTVLLRADMDALPIHELNETPYRSKADGKMHACGHDCHVSILLAVARRLVAGAKDLAGNVVFVFQPAEELGGPKGGAEAMIQDGLLEDTKPDAAFGLHVWQDLPVGVVGVTAGPWMAAVDEFTVTVRGRGAHAAMPQVSRDPVVCLAHMVTALQSIVSRNTDPFQQAVVSVTQLRAGTAFNIIPESAWMNGTIRIFDRDLWAAIPGQFERVVKGVAQAMGCETDVLFERGNLPTVNDPAMCAHARAAAAEVVGAERVRDDVRTMGGEDFSAILARVPGVFIAVGSRNESRGLVHDHHHPKFDVDEDALRIGAEVLLRTAKRYLAS